Proteins from a genomic interval of Patescibacteria group bacterium:
- the ftsZ gene encoding cell division protein FtsZ: MEVKPALETFAKIKVVGIGGSGGAAINRMVASKVRGVDFISINTDAQALHHNGAPKKIHIGQTVTRGLGAGMDPELGRKAAEEDSEQIHDALKGADMIFITCGLGGGTGTGASPIVADLAREVGALTVAVVTKPFSFEGAQRRAIADRGLDELVGKVDTIITIPNDRIFQVVDKKTTLLAAFETVDDVLRQGVQGISDIITVPGLINVDFADVRAIMRDAGTALMGIGRGTGEMRAVDAAKAAIDSPLLEVSIDGARGILFTISASPNLSMNEVSEASRVITASADPNAKIIFGAVIDETLKDEVKITVIATGFGPSLTKSSTHTQEAGAGRSQQGFVRTTAPSATSRAVFQERHPLPPSREEEAQKIKEEEELEIPAFIRKKMN, from the coding sequence ATGGAAGTAAAACCCGCTCTCGAGACGTTCGCAAAGATCAAAGTCGTCGGTATCGGTGGATCCGGCGGCGCCGCCATTAATAGGATGGTAGCCTCGAAGGTGCGCGGGGTTGATTTTATCTCTATCAATACTGATGCGCAAGCGCTCCATCACAATGGCGCGCCCAAAAAGATACACATCGGCCAGACCGTGACGCGGGGATTGGGCGCGGGCATGGACCCTGAACTGGGCAGAAAGGCGGCAGAGGAGGACAGTGAACAAATCCATGACGCTTTGAAGGGCGCTGACATGATATTTATCACCTGCGGCCTCGGGGGCGGCACCGGCACCGGCGCGTCTCCCATAGTGGCAGATCTCGCACGCGAGGTCGGCGCGCTCACTGTGGCGGTCGTCACGAAACCATTTTCATTTGAAGGCGCGCAGCGCCGCGCGATCGCGGATCGGGGGTTGGACGAACTCGTGGGCAAAGTTGACACTATCATCACTATTCCGAACGACCGCATCTTCCAGGTGGTTGATAAGAAAACGACGTTGCTCGCGGCGTTTGAAACGGTGGATGACGTGCTCCGCCAGGGAGTGCAGGGGATTTCAGACATCATCACGGTTCCGGGTCTCATCAATGTGGATTTTGCAGATGTGCGGGCTATCATGCGCGATGCGGGTACTGCACTCATGGGGATCGGGCGCGGCACCGGAGAGATGCGCGCGGTTGACGCGGCCAAAGCCGCCATTGACTCGCCTCTTTTGGAGGTTTCCATTGACGGCGCACGCGGCATACTCTTTACCATATCCGCAAGCCCCAACCTTTCCATGAATGAAGTTTCCGAGGCGTCCCGCGTCATTACCGCATCCGCTGATCCCAATGCGAAGATCATATTCGGCGCAGTGATAGATGAAACCTTGAAGGATGAGGTAAAGATTACCGTCATTGCCACTGGGTTCGGCCCTTCTCTCACGAAATCAAGCACCCATACCCAGGAAGCAGGAGCCGGACGCTCCCAGCAGGGATTCGTGAGAACAACCGCTCCCAGCGCCACAAGCCGCGCGGTATTCCAGGAACGCCACCCTCTTCCGCCAAGCCGCGAAGAAGAAGCGCAAAAGATAAAAGAAGAGGAAGAGCTCGAGATTCCCGCCTTCATCAGGAAGAAGATGAATTAA
- the nrdR gene encoding transcriptional regulator NrdR, with product MNCPVCNFHDTRVLDSRVAADGLSIRRRRSCLKCKYRFSTYEQVELLDFTIIKRDGRRESYDRKKLEEGVRNSLVKRSYTEEDFHKLINAIERDIQKTKKRELPSVVVGELVMRHLEKFDKVGYIRFASVYRQFEDVRRFQRELSRLVRERPRMGKKLRTRTSKAFKVKKRFKKV from the coding sequence ATGAATTGCCCCGTCTGCAACTTCCATGATACTCGGGTACTTGACTCCCGTGTCGCGGCAGACGGGCTTTCTATCCGCAGACGCCGCTCGTGCCTTAAATGCAAGTACCGGTTTTCCACGTATGAGCAGGTAGAACTCCTTGATTTTACCATTATCAAGCGGGACGGACGCAGGGAATCGTATGACCGCAAGAAACTCGAGGAAGGCGTGCGGAATTCTTTGGTAAAACGCTCCTATACCGAGGAAGATTTCCATAAACTTATCAATGCCATAGAGCGGGATATCCAAAAAACGAAGAAGAGGGAGCTTCCTTCGGTTGTGGTAGGGGAGCTGGTAATGCGGCATCTTGAAAAATTTGATAAAGTGGGCTACATCAGGTTCGCTTCCGTGTACCGCCAATTCGAAGATGTGCGCCGTTTCCAGCGGGAATTGTCACGGTTAGTCCGAGAGCGCCCCAGAATGGGGAAGAAATTGCGTACGAGGACATCGAAGGCGTTTAAGGTTAAGAAACGTTTTAAAAAAGTATAA